A window from Pseudomonas sp. MRSN 12121 encodes these proteins:
- a CDS encoding terminase small subunit gives MALTDKKRRFVDALLSGATNREAAIAAGYSERTASQAGSKLAKDDDVLTEVGRRLKQKQATSSEVKPARKVKGEDASEEEPDEVALTHTDDPRVFLTELMNAGSADLRMRLDAAKTLMPYVHGKVADQGKKEQKADAAKEAGKGKYSQGKPPAGKPSLSMVKG, from the coding sequence ATGGCTTTAACCGACAAGAAGCGGCGGTTTGTTGACGCTTTGCTGTCGGGAGCCACAAATCGCGAGGCGGCAATCGCCGCCGGATATTCCGAGAGAACCGCATCACAAGCGGGCTCCAAGCTGGCCAAGGATGATGATGTGCTGACCGAAGTCGGGCGGCGCCTCAAGCAGAAGCAGGCTACCAGCTCTGAGGTTAAACCTGCTCGAAAAGTTAAAGGCGAGGATGCCTCTGAGGAAGAGCCGGATGAGGTTGCGCTCACCCATACCGATGACCCCCGGGTCTTCCTAACTGAGCTGATGAATGCAGGTTCGGCAGACCTCCGCATGCGACTGGACGCAGCCAAGACACTGATGCCCTATGTGCACGGAAAGGTCGCCGACCAGGGCAAGAAAGAACAGAAGGCTGACGCCGCCAAGGAGGCGGGGAAGGGCAAGTACTCCCAGGGCAAACCGCCAGCCGGAAAGCCATCACTCAGCATGGTCAAGGGGTAG
- a CDS encoding phage portal protein, which yields MAFKWYNPMTWGFFGYTDPTTGDYVEVDLEVGGKRTKAGVRVTVKTALSISMVWSCVKILSESLSGLPLKLYEDKEGGRKLVAGADRMLKLLRKPNPYMTMLNFLKFVVVNMALRGNAFALIERNIHGEPIGLVPLDGRAVKIDTDGDLLYLVTPSEGDPFPVSPENMLHFKLFSLDGVVGLSPIEHQAETMGLAKAGQQWSARFMRKGGFTGGYVIYEQFLTKAQQAQVMEKFPDVRKADADDIGKMAILQGNPKIVPAGISQKDAQFIESQQFQEEALAGIYGVPLWLANRAGKTSIMGSNLEQQLTGFITFGLKPYIDTVEDELNDKLFGSGARFVEFAVEGLLRADSAGRATYYQAALGGSSGSGWMFINEVRQKENLPPLEGDEYNRVTRWEMEKNGES from the coding sequence ATGGCATTCAAATGGTACAACCCCATGACCTGGGGCTTCTTCGGCTACACCGACCCGACCACGGGCGACTATGTCGAGGTTGATCTTGAGGTCGGTGGCAAGCGCACCAAGGCCGGCGTGCGTGTCACCGTCAAGACGGCGCTGTCCATCAGCATGGTCTGGTCCTGCGTCAAGATCCTCTCCGAGTCCCTGAGCGGTCTGCCGCTCAAGCTGTACGAGGACAAGGAGGGCGGGCGGAAGTTGGTGGCCGGTGCTGACCGGATGCTTAAGCTGCTGCGCAAGCCAAACCCCTACATGACCATGCTGAACTTCCTAAAGTTCGTAGTCGTGAACATGGCGCTGCGCGGCAATGCGTTTGCCCTGATTGAGCGCAACATCCACGGCGAACCGATAGGTCTGGTGCCGCTGGATGGCAGGGCTGTGAAGATCGATACCGATGGCGACCTGCTCTATCTGGTCACCCCAAGCGAGGGCGACCCTTTCCCGGTTTCCCCGGAGAACATGTTGCATTTCAAGCTGTTCAGTCTGGACGGAGTCGTCGGGCTGTCCCCGATTGAGCACCAGGCCGAAACCATGGGCCTGGCCAAGGCCGGCCAACAGTGGTCGGCGCGCTTCATGCGCAAGGGAGGATTCACTGGCGGCTACGTCATCTATGAGCAGTTCCTGACCAAGGCCCAACAAGCCCAGGTCATGGAGAAGTTCCCGGATGTGCGCAAGGCCGATGCCGACGACATCGGCAAGATGGCGATTCTGCAGGGAAACCCCAAGATCGTTCCGGCCGGCATCAGCCAGAAAGATGCCCAGTTCATCGAATCCCAGCAGTTCCAGGAGGAGGCTCTCGCGGGCATCTACGGCGTCCCGCTGTGGCTGGCCAACCGCGCCGGCAAGACCTCAATCATGGGCTCCAACCTGGAGCAGCAACTGACCGGCTTTATCACGTTTGGCCTGAAGCCCTACATCGACACAGTCGAGGACGAGCTCAACGACAAGCTGTTCGGCTCCGGCGCCCGCTTTGTGGAGTTCGCGGTAGAGGGGTTGTTGCGCGCTGATAGCGCCGGCCGCGCCACGTATTACCAAGCGGCTCTTGGCGGCTCTAGTGGCTCCGGCTGGATGTTCATCAATGAAGTCCGCCAGAAAGAAAACCTGCCTCCCCTGGAAGGCGACGAATACAACCGGGTCACCCGGTGGGAGATGGAAAAAAATGGCGAGTCTTGA
- a CDS encoding phage tail assembly chaperone family protein, TAC, with protein MDLSIKALTAAGAFVAPPVKKDITWHAGGKVQKATIYVRQESFVELTDRWKNEDQGADMLAARIATNVLKKDGTPVFTIEDVLGSEASGHGPLCAELTIVLLNAISEANGANRAEPPKK; from the coding sequence ATGGATCTCAGCATTAAAGCACTGACCGCGGCCGGCGCATTCGTCGCGCCGCCGGTGAAGAAGGACATCACCTGGCACGCTGGCGGCAAGGTTCAAAAGGCCACGATCTACGTGCGACAGGAGTCGTTCGTCGAGCTCACCGACCGCTGGAAAAACGAAGATCAGGGCGCCGACATGCTGGCTGCCCGGATCGCGACCAACGTTCTGAAAAAGGACGGGACGCCGGTATTCACCATCGAGGACGTACTCGGTTCCGAAGCATCTGGTCATGGCCCGCTGTGCGCCGAACTGACCATCGTGCTGCTCAACGCCATTTCCGAAGCGAACGGCGCAAACCGGGCTGAACCGCCAAAAAAATAG
- a CDS encoding antiterminator Q family protein, giving the protein MKKRTYAGKPLGDTEYLLEQWGWWRMDGMGVPSYVSPLYALIRDNNVTEGGGKNYCVTDDVALVVDRAVARLAGRDEQMGNFVWLYFGMKWPALRIARENSIGEAKAREIIKAGVAWVDCAVEIFREAA; this is encoded by the coding sequence ATGAAGAAGCGAACCTATGCAGGCAAGCCGCTGGGTGATACCGAGTATCTGCTGGAGCAGTGGGGGTGGTGGCGGATGGATGGGATGGGGGTTCCGAGTTATGTGTCCCCGCTGTACGCCCTGATCCGGGACAACAATGTGACGGAGGGAGGCGGCAAGAACTACTGCGTTACCGATGATGTTGCCCTGGTGGTGGATCGTGCTGTTGCGAGGCTTGCCGGCCGCGATGAACAGATGGGCAATTTCGTCTGGTTGTACTTCGGCATGAAATGGCCGGCGCTCCGAATTGCCAGGGAGAACAGTATCGGGGAGGCCAAGGCAAGGGAGATCATCAAGGCCGGTGTGGCCTGGGTGGATTGCGCGGTCGAGATTTTTCGCGAGGCTGCGTAA
- a CDS encoding phage head closure protein, with translation MQAGKLKHRVQIQHKVTSQDPQTGEQLTDQWVEFAKVWASIEDLSARDFIAAQAGQSEAKSRVVIRYRKGITAAMRVVLDDGAVCGIVGPPLADASSRKEYLTLLVTSGVNDG, from the coding sequence ATGCAAGCCGGCAAACTCAAGCATCGGGTTCAAATCCAGCACAAGGTTACGAGCCAGGACCCGCAAACTGGTGAACAATTGACTGATCAATGGGTCGAGTTCGCCAAGGTCTGGGCCTCGATCGAGGATTTAAGCGCGCGTGACTTTATCGCCGCTCAAGCTGGTCAGTCCGAGGCGAAAAGCAGGGTAGTCATTCGCTACCGCAAAGGTATCACTGCTGCAATGCGTGTTGTGCTGGATGACGGGGCTGTTTGCGGAATTGTCGGACCTCCACTGGCTGACGCGAGCTCCCGCAAGGAATATCTGACGCTTCTGGTCACCTCGGGGGTGAATGATGGCTGA
- a CDS encoding HK97-gp10 family putative phage morphogenesis protein, which produces MADWVTYNLKGADELSARFKGLSEEMRRKVVTPAARDAMEIVLLDAKDRAARVDDPETANFIPANLAMIERKALGQELGAVVISVGVRMRKRGQKGGNTFYWWWVELGTEKNRAKPFLRPALANNREALFKEFLSSAKYQLIKLGVNG; this is translated from the coding sequence ATGGCTGATTGGGTCACGTACAACCTCAAGGGAGCCGACGAGCTGTCAGCTCGCTTCAAGGGCCTGAGCGAGGAAATGCGCCGCAAGGTGGTGACGCCTGCGGCCCGGGATGCCATGGAGATCGTGCTGCTGGACGCGAAGGATCGCGCCGCACGAGTCGATGACCCGGAGACCGCGAACTTCATCCCGGCCAACCTGGCCATGATCGAGCGTAAGGCGCTCGGCCAAGAACTCGGCGCGGTGGTGATCTCCGTCGGCGTGCGGATGCGCAAGCGCGGCCAGAAGGGCGGCAACACGTTCTATTGGTGGTGGGTTGAGCTGGGCACTGAGAAGAACCGGGCAAAACCGTTTCTTCGGCCGGCCCTGGCCAACAACCGAGAGGCGCTGTTCAAAGAGTTCCTGAGTTCCGCCAAGTACCAACTGATCAAGCTGGGGGTGAATGGATGA
- a CDS encoding HK97 family phage prohead protease — MASLEVPFELKAVDEAGNFEGYAAVFNNVDLGDDVILPGAFTRVKATRNGKLKLAIYHDLSRLIGKADYTQDDHGLHLKGKVNLNVSYARDAYELMKDDVLDSMSIGFNTINEAFEERAGRRVRLIKEAELWEASIVPFGMNPEAQVLSVKSDIRLFENALRERMGLSQKEAAAVASLGYSALRRDGGSEATVIVEELKEISTLFTHHFGVSP, encoded by the coding sequence ATGGCGAGTCTTGAAGTTCCGTTCGAGCTTAAGGCCGTGGACGAAGCCGGCAATTTCGAGGGCTACGCCGCGGTTTTCAATAACGTTGACCTGGGCGACGACGTGATCCTGCCTGGCGCCTTCACCCGGGTGAAGGCTACACGCAATGGGAAGCTCAAGCTGGCGATCTATCACGACCTCTCCCGCCTGATCGGGAAGGCAGATTACACCCAGGACGATCACGGCCTGCATCTCAAGGGAAAGGTCAACCTCAATGTCAGCTACGCCCGAGATGCCTATGAGCTGATGAAGGATGACGTGCTCGACAGCATGTCGATCGGCTTCAACACCATCAATGAAGCTTTCGAGGAGCGTGCCGGTCGGCGCGTGCGCCTCATCAAGGAGGCCGAGCTGTGGGAGGCCTCCATCGTACCGTTCGGCATGAACCCCGAGGCCCAGGTCCTCAGCGTCAAGTCGGACATCAGGCTTTTCGAGAATGCCCTGCGCGAGCGCATGGGCCTCTCGCAGAAGGAGGCGGCGGCAGTCGCTTCGCTCGGCTACTCCGCGCTCCGCCGTGATGGCGGCAGCGAGGCCACGGTGATCGTGGAAGAGCTGAAAGAAATTTCCACCCTGTTCACCCACCATTTTGGAGTATCGCCATGA
- a CDS encoding terminase large subunit → MQWTTACPEWWRLLAAGESIIPAPLFPDEAEASLEVFKGLKIVDAPGSPTIEASCAPWVLAFAGAVFGSYNSETGERLIREVMLCIPKKNSKSTIAAGIMLTALIRNWRLSAEFIILAPTKEIADNSFIPAKDMVNNDDELKALLHVQPHLRLITHRETGATLKVVAADSDVVGGKKAVGVLIDEAWLFGKNPKAADMIREATGGLLSRPEGFIIWLTTQSNEPPAGVFRSKLNYARGVRDGRIDDNRFLPIIYEFSQEMIKSGDARKPENFHLVNPNINYSVDRATLERLHMQAEIDGEAEMRGFLAKHLNIEIGLALMSDSWVGAAFWEPQAREGMTLDDLLEQCEVIVVGGDGGGLDDLLGLAALGRVRESRVWLHWAHAWAHPSVLERRKSEAPRLLDLQATGDLTIVDKIGDDVDQLAAIVARINEAGLLDKVGLDPAGIGAVLDALADVGIDEEQIVGISQGWKLTGAIKTTERRLADGSLFHCGQPLMAWACGNAKGVPSANAFLITKQASGTAKIDPLMATFNAVSLMALNPEARGGLDDYLNNGFFGLVG, encoded by the coding sequence ATGCAATGGACTACTGCCTGCCCGGAATGGTGGCGGCTTCTGGCTGCCGGCGAATCGATTATCCCGGCACCCCTGTTCCCGGATGAAGCAGAGGCCAGCCTCGAGGTATTCAAGGGGCTGAAGATTGTCGATGCCCCTGGTAGCCCGACAATTGAGGCATCTTGCGCACCGTGGGTGCTGGCCTTCGCCGGCGCAGTGTTCGGCAGCTACAACAGCGAAACCGGCGAGCGCCTGATTCGGGAAGTGATGCTCTGCATCCCGAAGAAGAACAGTAAATCGACCATCGCCGCCGGCATCATGCTGACCGCGCTGATTCGCAACTGGCGGCTCTCGGCGGAGTTCATCATCTTGGCCCCGACCAAGGAGATTGCCGACAACTCGTTTATCCCGGCCAAGGACATGGTCAACAACGATGATGAGCTGAAGGCGCTGCTGCATGTTCAACCGCATCTTCGACTGATCACCCATCGCGAGACGGGGGCCACCTTGAAGGTGGTGGCGGCAGACAGCGACGTGGTCGGCGGCAAGAAGGCAGTCGGCGTGTTGATCGATGAGGCCTGGCTGTTCGGCAAGAACCCCAAGGCGGCGGACATGATCCGCGAGGCCACCGGCGGTCTGCTGTCCAGGCCGGAAGGCTTCATCATCTGGCTGACAACTCAGTCGAACGAGCCGCCGGCCGGGGTGTTCAGGTCGAAGTTGAACTATGCCCGCGGCGTGCGAGATGGTCGCATCGACGACAACCGCTTCCTGCCAATCATCTACGAGTTCTCCCAGGAGATGATCAAGAGCGGCGATGCCCGCAAGCCTGAAAACTTCCACCTGGTCAACCCGAATATCAACTACTCGGTAGACCGAGCCACGCTGGAGCGCCTGCACATGCAGGCCGAGATCGACGGCGAGGCGGAGATGCGCGGCTTCCTGGCCAAGCACCTCAACATCGAGATCGGCCTGGCGCTCATGTCTGACAGCTGGGTCGGCGCTGCCTTCTGGGAGCCGCAGGCCAGGGAGGGCATGACGCTGGATGACCTGCTCGAGCAATGCGAGGTCATCGTGGTTGGAGGCGATGGCGGCGGACTTGATGACCTTCTCGGGTTGGCCGCGCTTGGCCGGGTCCGCGAGTCACGGGTCTGGTTGCACTGGGCGCATGCCTGGGCGCATCCGTCGGTGCTGGAGCGCCGCAAGTCAGAAGCTCCTCGCCTGCTGGACCTGCAGGCTACTGGCGACCTAACCATCGTGGACAAGATCGGTGACGACGTGGACCAGTTGGCCGCTATCGTCGCGAGGATCAACGAGGCGGGATTGCTGGACAAGGTCGGCCTTGATCCGGCTGGCATCGGCGCCGTGCTCGATGCATTGGCAGATGTCGGTATCGACGAGGAGCAGATCGTCGGCATCTCGCAAGGCTGGAAGCTCACCGGTGCAATCAAGACCACTGAGCGGCGCCTGGCCGATGGCTCGCTGTTTCATTGCGGTCAGCCGCTGATGGCTTGGGCCTGCGGCAACGCCAAGGGCGTGCCATCGGCCAACGCCTTTCTTATCACCAAGCAGGCCTCGGGCACGGCAAAGATCGACCCGCTGATGGCCACGTTCAATGCCGTGTCACTGATGGCCCTCAATCCAGAGGCCCGCGGAGGCCTGGACGATTACCTCAATAACGGATTCTTCGGACTAGTAGGCTGA
- a CDS encoding head-tail connector protein yields the protein MLDLARVKIHLKVDDDEEDQLIGGYLESAKSHVAMHCDRVLVEVDPMEPEQMGLTPDVEQAILLLVGHWYANREAVVIGAAPSAVPLAVERLLWYRKRF from the coding sequence ATGCTCGATCTGGCCCGCGTGAAGATCCACCTGAAGGTGGATGACGATGAGGAGGACCAGCTCATCGGGGGCTACCTCGAGTCGGCCAAGTCTCACGTGGCCATGCACTGCGACCGGGTGCTGGTCGAAGTCGACCCGATGGAGCCCGAACAGATGGGGCTTACCCCTGATGTCGAGCAGGCCATCTTGCTGCTGGTCGGGCACTGGTACGCCAACCGCGAAGCTGTGGTGATCGGCGCCGCGCCGTCGGCCGTTCCGCTCGCAGTCGAAAGGCTGCTCTGGTACAGGAAGCGTTTCTAA
- a CDS encoding phage tail tube protein produces MTIKTQGTDLYAIDPANNSLLVVGCFTSLDGIDTSIAQIETTCMNSSAREYEAGLAEPGSASFGLNIDPQSPAHVRLHQLKTAGTKLLWAIGWSDGRVVNSSGELVGIPPTISQPGTVTALAVTNPGSGYTTAPTVALTGGGGTGATATATVSGGEVTGLTITNPGSGYTSAPTVAFTGGAGTGAAATAVIDAGVDFNLPTTRTWITFEGYMNSFPFSFALNDVVKSTVGIQVSGDPVFVPKVITP; encoded by the coding sequence TTGACCATCAAGACCCAAGGCACGGATCTCTATGCCATCGACCCTGCCAACAACTCGTTGTTGGTGGTTGGCTGCTTCACTTCCCTGGATGGGATCGATACCAGCATCGCGCAGATCGAAACGACCTGCATGAACTCCAGCGCCAGGGAATATGAGGCCGGCCTCGCAGAGCCTGGATCGGCCTCTTTCGGCCTAAACATCGACCCGCAATCGCCGGCACACGTCCGCCTTCACCAGCTGAAGACCGCCGGCACCAAGCTGCTGTGGGCGATCGGCTGGTCTGACGGCCGCGTGGTGAACAGCAGCGGCGAACTGGTTGGCATTCCGCCGACCATCAGTCAGCCAGGCACTGTGACGGCGCTGGCGGTCACCAATCCGGGCAGCGGCTATACCACGGCTCCTACCGTCGCGCTGACCGGTGGTGGCGGTACCGGCGCAACCGCAACCGCGACCGTCTCCGGCGGCGAAGTGACTGGGCTCACCATCACCAACCCTGGCAGCGGTTACACCTCGGCTCCGACAGTGGCATTCACTGGCGGAGCCGGAACCGGCGCCGCGGCAACGGCCGTAATCGACGCTGGTGTCGACTTCAACCTGCCAACCACTCGCACCTGGATCACCTTCGAGGGCTACATGAACAGCTTCCCGTTCAGCTTCGCGTTGAACGACGTTGTGAAGTCCACCGTCGGCATCCAGGTATCCGGCGATCCGGTATTCGTCCCGAAAGTCATCACCCCATAA
- a CDS encoding HNH endonuclease, with amino-acid sequence MARLKTLRSRVQTQADRLPAVNTNSWRATKETSAQRGYGYKWQKAREVWLRDNPLCVYCERAGRVAAGVVVDHKVAHRGDMDLFWDRSNWQTLCKHCHDSVKQAEEAADWG; translated from the coding sequence ATGGCAAGGCTGAAGACGTTGAGAAGTCGAGTCCAAACCCAGGCTGACCGATTGCCGGCCGTCAACACAAACTCATGGCGTGCTACGAAGGAGACTTCTGCGCAGCGCGGCTACGGTTACAAGTGGCAGAAGGCCCGAGAGGTATGGCTACGCGATAATCCGCTATGCGTCTACTGCGAGCGAGCTGGGCGCGTGGCAGCTGGCGTCGTTGTAGACCACAAGGTTGCGCATCGGGGAGACATGGATCTGTTCTGGGATAGATCCAACTGGCAGACCCTCTGCAAGCACTGTCATGACTCGGTCAAACAGGCTGAGGAAGCGGCAGATTGGGGCTGA
- a CDS encoding phage holin, lambda family, which translates to MSNMPDKPDTWLLVLAWLSQHAPTIYAGALSFVVGALRIIYGGGTRRQALLEACLCTLITIGLIPLLEYFGLPQSFATPAGVFIGFLGVKKIAELADRFADFKIPRRAE; encoded by the coding sequence ATGTCGAACATGCCTGATAAACCAGATACCTGGCTGCTCGTCCTTGCGTGGCTGAGCCAGCACGCGCCGACGATCTATGCCGGCGCGCTGTCGTTCGTAGTGGGTGCGCTACGCATCATCTACGGCGGCGGGACTCGGCGCCAGGCACTGCTCGAGGCCTGTCTCTGCACCTTGATCACCATCGGGCTGATACCGCTGCTCGAGTATTTCGGGTTGCCGCAGAGCTTCGCCACTCCGGCTGGCGTGTTCATCGGCTTCCTCGGCGTGAAGAAGATCGCTGAGCTGGCTGATCGGTTCGCTGACTTTAAGATCCCGAGGCGTGCTGAGTGA
- a CDS encoding DUF3168 domain-containing protein: MTAPIFTVCAASPAVTTLLGTGPTRLYPHGEAPEGTAKPYVVWQVVSGSPINYLNCVPDTDRYGLQVDVYADTASSAEAVWMALRKAIAQQAYITGFGIDARDKDTHNYRKGFDVAWLVSL; encoded by the coding sequence ATGACCGCACCGATTTTCACCGTGTGCGCAGCCAGTCCGGCAGTCACCACGCTGCTCGGCACTGGCCCAACGCGCCTTTACCCGCATGGCGAGGCACCAGAAGGCACGGCCAAGCCCTACGTGGTCTGGCAGGTCGTCAGCGGCTCGCCGATCAACTATCTCAATTGCGTGCCCGACACGGACCGTTACGGCCTGCAGGTCGACGTGTACGCCGATACGGCCTCGTCCGCCGAGGCCGTTTGGATGGCGCTGCGCAAAGCGATCGCGCAACAGGCCTATATCACCGGTTTCGGCATCGACGCCCGGGACAAGGACACACACAACTATCGCAAAGGTTTCGACGTTGCCTGGCTGGTGAGTCTGTAG
- a CDS encoding phage major capsid protein has translation MSEVKELKDSLELQLKSGFDGLQKKYDAAIAEVEKGNQVTTDLKSQIENQKGELQRVIDQVQDLEQKGVKLRTQPGEGKSFIDLIKGDESYKALKKGGGVAELDVTKSDMASMKEMKVTSAGIVAPNYDPVIQPGIRQELRIRDLLTAIPVTGQQYTYFREKLHTRGAAPVAEGGLKPTSNVTFETVTDRVKKLAVWMPVTDEALDDVPQMFAYLQQLLRYDLKLEEEAQILKGDGTGENLNGLMTQATAYNTALSKAGDTAIDMVRRAVYQVRKQSQMSADGVVMTELDWMNIELQKDGENRYLFANLQGLVTPILWGRPVITSDSMDEGDADTGGELLVANFARSTTLFDRMSFVFKMGLINDQFIKNERALLVEERLGLGVRRKEALVKGTFPVAP, from the coding sequence ATGAGCGAAGTTAAAGAACTGAAAGACTCTCTGGAGCTGCAACTGAAAAGCGGCTTCGACGGCCTGCAGAAGAAATACGACGCGGCCATCGCCGAAGTCGAGAAGGGCAACCAGGTCACCACTGACCTGAAGTCCCAAATCGAGAACCAGAAGGGCGAGCTGCAGCGAGTCATCGACCAGGTCCAGGATCTGGAGCAGAAGGGCGTTAAGCTCCGCACCCAGCCGGGCGAGGGCAAGAGCTTTATCGATCTCATCAAGGGTGATGAGAGTTACAAGGCGTTGAAGAAGGGCGGCGGTGTCGCTGAGCTCGATGTGACCAAGTCCGACATGGCCAGCATGAAGGAAATGAAGGTCACCAGCGCCGGCATCGTCGCGCCAAACTACGATCCGGTGATCCAGCCGGGCATTCGTCAGGAACTGCGCATCCGCGACCTGCTGACCGCGATCCCGGTCACCGGCCAGCAGTACACCTACTTCCGCGAGAAACTGCACACTCGCGGCGCCGCTCCGGTTGCCGAAGGCGGTCTCAAGCCAACCAGCAACGTCACGTTCGAAACTGTTACCGATCGGGTGAAAAAGCTTGCGGTCTGGATGCCGGTGACCGACGAGGCACTGGATGACGTTCCTCAGATGTTCGCCTACCTGCAGCAGCTGCTGCGCTACGACCTCAAGCTGGAGGAAGAGGCGCAGATTCTCAAGGGCGACGGCACCGGCGAGAACCTGAATGGCCTGATGACCCAGGCAACCGCCTACAACACTGCGCTGAGCAAAGCCGGTGACACCGCCATCGACATGGTGCGCCGCGCCGTCTACCAGGTGCGCAAGCAATCGCAGATGTCGGCCGATGGGGTGGTGATGACCGAACTCGACTGGATGAACATCGAGCTGCAGAAAGACGGCGAGAACCGCTACCTGTTCGCCAACCTGCAGGGACTGGTAACCCCGATCCTGTGGGGCCGTCCGGTGATCACCTCCGACAGCATGGACGAGGGCGATGCCGATACTGGCGGCGAGCTGCTGGTGGCGAACTTTGCGCGGTCCACCACGCTTTTCGACCGCATGTCGTTCGTGTTCAAGATGGGCCTGATCAACGACCAGTTCATCAAGAACGAACGCGCCTTGCTGGTCGAGGAGCGTCTGGGCCTGGGCGTACGCCGCAAGGAAGCGCTGGTCAAGGGCACCTTCCCGGTCGCTCCATAA